The segment ACGAAGAAATATAAGACGCACATCATTCAAGAGATACTGGTTGAAACCCAAATAGATACCAATGGAATAAGTGTAAAAAAAAGACAACAACAAATAAGATCAAAAATCAACATCATCAGATTCTACGGCATTAATAAATCACTAACTTGCAGAGGTCTGGTAAGACAATATTTACTCGCATTGCTTCCTTATAAATTGATTACCCAAATCAAGCATTTGTTTTTCCACATCGAAAAATAAATTGTTCGCTAAAATTCATAACTGTGTGTTATTAAGTAATAAGTGTGCGTTCATTTAACCTTGCAGCAAGTACCTTTGCAGCGGTTTTTATTTTTCGCTTGTCAGACTATTGACAAAAAGAGAACCTGAGAAAAAAATACAATATCTGTAAATGAGAATTGTTCATGTTGTGGAGCCGTTTGCATCCGGCGTAGTAACCTTCGTAAAATCACTGGTGGAACATCTGCCGGAAGACTATCATATTGTTATACATGGAGAACGGCAGGAAGTGATGGAACGTGCTGAGGTAAAAAAACTTTTCCCTCCCCACCAGGTAAAATTTATTCATTGGAAATCGGCGCAAAGAGGTCTTCACCCTGTGAAAGACACAAGGGCTTTATTTGAATTATACAATATTTTGAAGCGTTTCCGTTCGGCAGATGTTGTTCATCTACACTCCTCGAAAAGCGGTTTTATCGGACGCCTGGCCTGTCGTTGGTTAAAGATCAAAAATGTTATTTACACCCCCAATGGTGCGCCCTTTCTCATGCAGCAAAGTAAATTCAAACAATTACTGTATAAGCAGCTTGAATTGATCGGTCATTCATTTGGTGGTAAAGTTGTTTGTGTATCTGCATCAGAAGCTGAAGCTTACAAGCAATTAGGTATTGAGGCCTCTTATATAAATAACGGCACCACCCTGCCGTTTGTCAGTAATCAGCTATTTACCCCTAGAACAGATCAAACTAAATTCATCATTGCTTTTTCAGGCCGCATACTGGCGCAAAAGAACCCGAAGCGCTTTAATGAGATCGCCCAACAGTTTTTGAGTTACTCAAATGTTGAATTTGTATGGATCGGCGATGGCGAAGACAGTCATTTATTATCCTGCCCCAACATACGTATTACCGGCTGGCTAACTGAAGATGAAGTAAAGAATGAATTAGCAAAAGCTTCATTATACTTATCAACTGCAGATTACGAAGGTTTATCCTTCGGCGTTTTAGAAGCGATGGCTTTAGGTAAACCATTGATCTTATCGAATTGTACCGGAAATAAAGACATTATCCGTTATGGTGTAAATGGAGATCTGTTTGAAACAACAGCACAGGCTTGTACGCAGATCCATTATTACATCAACAATCCCTTTATGATGGAAGCAATGGGCACCTACTCAAAAGACCTTTGCAAAACAGAGTTTAACGCAGCCAGCAGTGCGGGTAACTATCGACTTGCTTATACCTATTAAACCAATAAGACACCAATATGGATACGCAACAAAACAAACAGGCAGATCAAGGTAAATTGATCGCATTACCCGGCAACTTAACAGAGCTTCAGTTAGAAGATCTGTTACGCCAGGTGTACAGTCATTTACTATCTGAAAATGAATATAAACGTGAACGCATTGAAGAATTGATCATTCGACTAAAAGATCTTGAAGCTAAACTTGCTGAAGAACAACAAGAAAAGAAACAACTTCATAAAACACTGAGTGAAGAAAATAAAAAGCAGGAAGGCACAAAACAACTGATCAATAAATTACTGGAAGATATCAGGAGATATCAGAATGATATTGAATGGTATAAGCGGACGTATGAGAAAAGGAAGGTAGCTGGAATTTTAAAAGACAGATTTAAGAGTATTTTTTCCTCACAAAATAACAAATAGAAAAATGAATACATCTTGGGAAAGCAGTGTAATTCTTGCTGCCACAAAAACTAATTTTGAAGTTTTACCTTCAGTTGGAATGTTCGCAACACAAGAGCATTACATTGACGTTACCAAAATTGAACTTGAAGAAGAGCTAAACGTATATCTAAAAAAAGATACCCACCCATTACCTGTTACCGAAGATAGAGAAGGCTACTATGACGATAGACATTATGACTATTGGCTGAGCGGCTTAATTGAGTTTTTAAGAATAAGAAGCATATCAGAAAAATATATTGGCAAGATCGGTAAAGAAACCAAAGTGCTTGATTTTGGATGTGCTTCAGGTCGTGTCTTGAGACATTTTGCATTGCAAAGCACTACTGTAAGTTGGGGTTGTGATATTAATGAAAATCATGTTCTTTGGTGCAACAAATATTTACCTAATAACTCTATTGTTTTTCAGAACACATCCCTTCCGCACTTACAAATAGCAGATAATTTTTTGGATCTAATATATTGCCTGTCAGTATTCACGCATATCGAATCATTTGAGACCTCCTGGCTTTGTGAATTAAACAGAATTTTAAAGCCAGGAGGCATTGCGTACATAACTATTCATGATGAAAACTCTTGGCAAATAATGCCAAAAGATTGGGGAGTAGGCTACGCTGTAATTAATCATCCGGAATTTAACGAAGAATGGCTGACCGCTGGCTTCCCTAATGAAAAATTTATCTCAAGATGGCAGAATAATAAATCATATACATCCAATGTTTTTTATCGCTTATCCTATATCGAGCATGTATGGAGTAAGTTTTTTTCTATTAAAGAAATTATTCCCAACGGCAGTAATTATCAAACAGTTTTGATTTTACAGAAAAACTAATAATCCTTGTACTTATCAGTAATTCTAAACAATAAGCTTCAATATAGGCTCATACACAATGAGGCAAGTGAAGACTACATTTTATCTAGTATTGAAAAATATAATAACTGGGAACCTAATGTAACACGAAAATTTTTATTGATTCTTGAAAAAGCATCGGAGTATAATACTACAGGATTGGTTTTAGATGTAGGTGCATGCTTTGGCTATTATTCAATTTTAGCAGCAAAACTTGGATTTAAAACTTATGCGTTTGAACCTAACCCAAAAACTGCCGAACTGCTAGAAAAAAATGTTTCATTAAATCAACTGAATCATCTTGTAAAAATTCAAAAAAATGCGCTTGGCAGCACAACAAGGAAACAAACCCTTTCGGTTCCTGAGAAAAACTTTGGTGCTGGAAACTTCTTTGGGTCTGGTGAGGTAAACTATGAAATAGAAGTAAATGTACTCGATGATTTTGAGTTACCTGAAAAAATATTGATTTTTAAAATTGATGTGGAAGGACACGAGCCGGATGTTTTAAAAGGAAGCCTGAATACAATTCTTGAATTGAAGGCAGAATTTATTTTTCTGGAAATATCACCGAAGTTCAATGCAATAAAAGAAATTATCAATACTATTTTTATACCTCTATGGAAAGCTGAATATCAATCCTTTGACATTGGTTTACAGGATACAGGTGTCTTATCTGAAGCTATCGAAGTCTTTCAACTTTTTGACAAAGAGCATCTCCTCACAGAATACTTGCTTAATAAAGGTCAAACGAATTTTATTTTTATTCGAAGAAATGGCGATAATGAGACGCTTGATGCGCATTCTTTTAAACAAGATATTATAACAACTTGGACTAATGACTATATCCAAAAATTGTTAAAGGATACCATTCAAGATCACAAAATGATTGGGGAATTAAAATTATTGATTGAGACATTAAAAAAAGAAAATCACAAGCTTTTTGAAGACCTCAAAAATGCTGCAGAATTTCAAAAAGAATTACTGGAAGTAATTAATCATAACCCAAAGAATTAACAGATCTAGACCGTATTTATAAGTATTAAATGAGCATGTCATCTTTACCATCTAATCCAATTGAAAGAAAGAGATTTTATAATTATAAATCTCAATTATCTTCATTACAGTCTGAAGTATCTGTTATTACTCCGATTTATAATGCAGGATCTGTATTTTCAGAAACGATCACATGTGTTCTTAATCAGTCATTTCAAAATTTTGAATGGATAATCATTAATGATTGTTCTACGGATGAAAACACATTGACGTTACTGAAGAACCTCGAAAATGAAGATAACCGTGTTAGAGTCATTCACAATTCTACAAATATTGGTCCCGCAGGATCGAGAAATAATGGAATAAAATCTTCTACTGGTAATTATCTCTTCTTTGTAGATGCTGATGATTTGCTGGAGTTAACAGTTATCGAAAAATACTGGTTATTTCTTCAGAACAATCAATCCTTTACATTTTGCAATGCATGGCATTATGGTTTCGGATCTCAAGAATATATATGGAAAAAAGGTTTTGAACTCGGCAGGAACTTTCTGAATGAAAATCCCATACAGCCAACATTCATGGCGAGGAGAATCGTATTTAACTATGTAGAATTTGATGAAACCATAAAAGATGGGTTTGAAGATTGGGATTTTTGGTTAAGATGCGCCAGCGCAGGTTTTTGGGGCTGCACTATTCCCGAACTCCTTTACTGGTATCGTAGGACTCCTAATATTTCTGAAAAATGGAAGAACTGGGATATGGGCGAAAAAATGCAGCGATTTCAAAATGTGTTGAAAGAAAAGTATGCGCAAAAATTACGCTATTCATTTCCTGATCCAAAGCCAGATGAATTTAGAAGAGGGCATCTTATAAACCCTAAATCGGATAAATCTGCATCTTTAAACAACTTGTTAAAAGACTCTGATAAAAACATCTTTCTTATTCTCCCGTGGCTGTCAATGGGCGGAGCAGACAAATTTAACCTTGATCTCGTAAAGGGGTTGACTGAACTTGGTTGGAAAATCACTATAATAACAACACAACCATCAGAAAACGCTTGGATGCCTCTTTTTCTGAACTATACTTCAGACATTTTTGTATTACCAAACTATACTAATCCTGCCTATTTTTTTGACTATATAAAATATCTTACTAAAACACGTAAGCCAAGTAGTTATCTCATATCAAACTCCGAGTTTGGTTATTATCTCGCCCCACTCTTAAAATATTCATTTCCCGATATTCCTCTATTGGACTATAACCATATGGAAGAAGAATACTGGAATAATGGCGGTCATCCTCAACAATCTGTAATTCACACAGCTTTATTTGAACGACATATCGTTTCCTCGCAGCACTTAAAAAAATGGATGATAAAACGAGGGGTAAAAGAAGAAAAAGTTTCAACTGTATATACTGCAATAGATTGTACCCAAAATAAACCCAATCTTTCTCTTAGAGAAGAATTAAGAACAAAATGGGGAGTAGATGAACATCTATGCATAATTGCATTTTCTGGAAGACTTGTCCCCCAAAAACAACCGGAAGTGTTGATTGAAACGATAAGGGAATTAAAAAAACTTCAGGATAACGGTTTTGTTCTTGCTGTAATTGGAGATGGACCGGATAGAATACTAATGGAAAATCTGATCGCAAAATACGATCTAGAAAATTTAATATGGTTCATGGGTGAACTAAGTAATACCGAAACATTAGAAACATTGCAAGCTTGTGACGTTTATTTTCTTCCCTCGCAATGGGAGGGAATTTCCTTGGCTATTTACGAAGCAATGGCAATAGCCCTACCTATAGTTGGAGCAGATGTAGGAGGACAAAAAGAGCTAGTCACATACAATGAAGGATATCTCATTAAAAAGGGAACAATACAAGAGGAAGCCAAGAACTATGCGACGATTCTTTATTCATTGGTGATCGACCCTGCTAAAAGAAAAAAAACCGGGCAAAATGCCAAAATCAGAGTACAGTCACATTTTCAACTTGATAAAATGCCTGTTCAAATTGAAAACATACTTACTGATGTAATCGACAATCACAAACTTATAGCAAAAAAAGAAATAAGTTTTTCACTTGAACAGGTATATTCACTTTTGTTCTTCGAGCGAACCCTTGCCAATAAGCTATGGGCAGATCAACATAAGTTCAACAGCAAGTCTACAAAAGATATTGCTGCAACTTCAACACAAACCCACACAATTGTAAATGAAAAAATCACATGGTATCATGAAAATTATGAGCCTCTTCCATCTTGGTATAAAAAGGGTGGACATGTTCTCAAAATCATATACCGAAAAAAAGATTGGCGCAGTATATATTCAAATAAATATAAATTAAATCCTGAAAAAGCTAGTGGAGAACAATGGTACAGGGAAGAATATGACAGTCTCCCCGACTGGTATAAAGCCATTGGAGCAAACTTGCTTAAAAAAAAAGTTAAGTAGAAATCTTGGAGACATTTCCTGTAATTACGATCATTACTCCTGTTTATAATATAAATAATGTTATAGCAGAAACGTATGCCAGTATATGTAAACAAACATTCAAAAAAATCAAATGGCTAATTGTTGATGATGGTTCTGTAAATAAAGAAACAAAAACAATATTACAGAACTTAAAGAATGATAACAGCTGGGTTGATATCTTAACACTTGATAAAAACTATGGACTTTCAGCTGCGAGAAATGAAGGTGCCAAAGCCGTTACAACTATTTATATTCTCTTTCTGGATAGCGACGACCTTATTGACCCGACCTTTCTTGAAAAAGCTTATCTATTTCTCGAATTACACCCGGAATTTTCATTTGTAAACTCTTATGTGAAAGGATTTGGAGCACAAAATTATTTTTGGCAAGGCGGCTTTCACGACAACGAACAATTTCTGTTCGAAAATAGAAATACGAGTTGTTTCATGGCAAGAAAAGAAGTGTTTACAAAAATCAACTTCGATGAATCAATGCTGAACGGCTGCGAGGATTGGGATTTTTGGCTAAAAGCAGCCACAATGGGATTATGGGGATATACGATTCCTGAATACCTTTTTTTCTACAGACGCTCAGAAACAAGCAAGTGGTCTACCTTAAAGGGTAAGCAATCATTAACCTCGACAGGTAATGAGCTTAGAAAAAAGTATGGAAGCATCCTCAAGCAAAAAAAATTCCCGACACCTCAAATGCACCAGTATGTTTTCGGGAACACAATTCCTACAAGTAGCAATTCGACATATTCAAATAAGGGAAACGATAAAACCTTACTTTGTATATTTCCTTGGCTCGAACGAGGCGGCGCAGATCAATTCAACCTTCAGTTATTAAAGGGTTTAAAAGAAAAAGGATGGAATATTACAATAGTTACTACATTAAAAAGCAAGCATACTCTTTTCGAATCCTTTCAAGTAATTACTGATGATATAATTCATCTGTCAAACCTAGGCGATGCTCACACGTATTCTTTTCTACTTTACAATATTATACAACAAAGAAACCCATCGAATATCTTTATTTCAAATTCGATGAGCGGCTATTATCTTCTACCTTGGATAAAAGCACAGTTTCCAGACATACCTATCAGCGATTATGTTCACTGTGAAGATCCTGGTTGGTATAATGGGGGGTATCCTTTCTTTTCTGCAAAGTATACTTCCTTATTAGATAAAACATTTGTTACGTCACACCAATTACGGGAGTGGTGTATACTAAAAGGGGCAGATGCTTCGAAGGTTGAAGTGTGTTACATCAATGCCGATACTTCTGTTATAAAGCATCAGCCAGAAATCAGAAATCGGTTAAGAAAAAGGCTTGATGTAAATGAGAATACAGTATTGCTATTGTATGTTGCAAGGCTTACAATGCAAAAACAACCAGATGTACTTGTAAAAGTAATTTCAGCTCTTAAATGCAAAAATTTTTCTTTCAAATGTATCATAATTGGGGATGGCCCAGAAAAAGAAGATTTGTTACTAAATATTAAAAAAGCTAATCTAAGAAAGTATGTTTCGTATTTGGGAGCTTTGCCAAATAAAGAAGTCTTGCAGTATATGGATGCTGCAGATATTTTTTTTCTCCCTTCTTTGTATGAAGGAATCGCCTTATCCATTTATGAAGCAATGGCTAAAGGGTTACCAATTGTAGGCGCAAATACCGGTGGGCAAGTTGAGCTTGTTAATAAGGACAGTGGTTTTCTTGTTCACGAAATAAATAAAGAAAGTGAAATCATTGCATATACTGAAAAGCTTGCATGGCTTATCTGCAACCCCATTGAAAGATTAAGAATGGGAAGAGAAGCAAGAACGAGGGTAGAAACCTACTTTGATCTTGAGATCATGATTGACAAAATGGATAAACTACTTTCAGAGTTAAAGACAGAACCAGGCCATCAACCTCAAAACTCAGATTATTATCTCCTAGTGTTGAATCATATGAACCACGCACAGGAACAACTTCAACACCTCTACGGACAAATTGATAATAAAGCTATTAACCTAATAATTAAGCATCAACATAGTTATCAGCGAATAAGAAGAATATACCACAGAATCCGTGCAA is part of the Lacibacter sediminis genome and harbors:
- a CDS encoding glycosyltransferase, producing MRIVHVVEPFASGVVTFVKSLVEHLPEDYHIVIHGERQEVMERAEVKKLFPPHQVKFIHWKSAQRGLHPVKDTRALFELYNILKRFRSADVVHLHSSKSGFIGRLACRWLKIKNVIYTPNGAPFLMQQSKFKQLLYKQLELIGHSFGGKVVCVSASEAEAYKQLGIEASYINNGTTLPFVSNQLFTPRTDQTKFIIAFSGRILAQKNPKRFNEIAQQFLSYSNVEFVWIGDGEDSHLLSCPNIRITGWLTEDEVKNELAKASLYLSTADYEGLSFGVLEAMALGKPLILSNCTGNKDIIRYGVNGDLFETTAQACTQIHYYINNPFMMEAMGTYSKDLCKTEFNAASSAGNYRLAYTY
- a CDS encoding class I SAM-dependent methyltransferase; this encodes MNTSWESSVILAATKTNFEVLPSVGMFATQEHYIDVTKIELEEELNVYLKKDTHPLPVTEDREGYYDDRHYDYWLSGLIEFLRIRSISEKYIGKIGKETKVLDFGCASGRVLRHFALQSTTVSWGCDINENHVLWCNKYLPNNSIVFQNTSLPHLQIADNFLDLIYCLSVFTHIESFETSWLCELNRILKPGGIAYITIHDENSWQIMPKDWGVGYAVINHPEFNEEWLTAGFPNEKFISRWQNNKSYTSNVFYRLSYIEHVWSKFFSIKEIIPNGSNYQTVLILQKN
- a CDS encoding FkbM family methyltransferase, translating into MYLSVILNNKLQYRLIHNEASEDYILSSIEKYNNWEPNVTRKFLLILEKASEYNTTGLVLDVGACFGYYSILAAKLGFKTYAFEPNPKTAELLEKNVSLNQLNHLVKIQKNALGSTTRKQTLSVPEKNFGAGNFFGSGEVNYEIEVNVLDDFELPEKILIFKIDVEGHEPDVLKGSLNTILELKAEFIFLEISPKFNAIKEIINTIFIPLWKAEYQSFDIGLQDTGVLSEAIEVFQLFDKEHLLTEYLLNKGQTNFIFIRRNGDNETLDAHSFKQDIITTWTNDYIQKLLKDTIQDHKMIGELKLLIETLKKENHKLFEDLKNAAEFQKELLEVINHNPKN
- a CDS encoding glycosyltransferase — translated: MSMSSLPSNPIERKRFYNYKSQLSSLQSEVSVITPIYNAGSVFSETITCVLNQSFQNFEWIIINDCSTDENTLTLLKNLENEDNRVRVIHNSTNIGPAGSRNNGIKSSTGNYLFFVDADDLLELTVIEKYWLFLQNNQSFTFCNAWHYGFGSQEYIWKKGFELGRNFLNENPIQPTFMARRIVFNYVEFDETIKDGFEDWDFWLRCASAGFWGCTIPELLYWYRRTPNISEKWKNWDMGEKMQRFQNVLKEKYAQKLRYSFPDPKPDEFRRGHLINPKSDKSASLNNLLKDSDKNIFLILPWLSMGGADKFNLDLVKGLTELGWKITIITTQPSENAWMPLFLNYTSDIFVLPNYTNPAYFFDYIKYLTKTRKPSSYLISNSEFGYYLAPLLKYSFPDIPLLDYNHMEEEYWNNGGHPQQSVIHTALFERHIVSSQHLKKWMIKRGVKEEKVSTVYTAIDCTQNKPNLSLREELRTKWGVDEHLCIIAFSGRLVPQKQPEVLIETIRELKKLQDNGFVLAVIGDGPDRILMENLIAKYDLENLIWFMGELSNTETLETLQACDVYFLPSQWEGISLAIYEAMAIALPIVGADVGGQKELVTYNEGYLIKKGTIQEEAKNYATILYSLVIDPAKRKKTGQNAKIRVQSHFQLDKMPVQIENILTDVIDNHKLIAKKEISFSLEQVYSLLFFERTLANKLWADQHKFNSKSTKDIAATSTQTHTIVNEKITWYHENYEPLPSWYKKGGHVLKIIYRKKDWRSIYSNKYKLNPEKASGEQWYREEYDSLPDWYKAIGANLLKKKVK
- a CDS encoding glycosyltransferase, whose protein sequence is METFPVITIITPVYNINNVIAETYASICKQTFKKIKWLIVDDGSVNKETKTILQNLKNDNSWVDILTLDKNYGLSAARNEGAKAVTTIYILFLDSDDLIDPTFLEKAYLFLELHPEFSFVNSYVKGFGAQNYFWQGGFHDNEQFLFENRNTSCFMARKEVFTKINFDESMLNGCEDWDFWLKAATMGLWGYTIPEYLFFYRRSETSKWSTLKGKQSLTSTGNELRKKYGSILKQKKFPTPQMHQYVFGNTIPTSSNSTYSNKGNDKTLLCIFPWLERGGADQFNLQLLKGLKEKGWNITIVTTLKSKHTLFESFQVITDDIIHLSNLGDAHTYSFLLYNIIQQRNPSNIFISNSMSGYYLLPWIKAQFPDIPISDYVHCEDPGWYNGGYPFFSAKYTSLLDKTFVTSHQLREWCILKGADASKVEVCYINADTSVIKHQPEIRNRLRKRLDVNENTVLLLYVARLTMQKQPDVLVKVISALKCKNFSFKCIIIGDGPEKEDLLLNIKKANLRKYVSYLGALPNKEVLQYMDAADIFFLPSLYEGIALSIYEAMAKGLPIVGANTGGQVELVNKDSGFLVHEINKESEIIAYTEKLAWLICNPIERLRMGREARTRVETYFDLEIMIDKMDKLLSELKTEPGHQPQNSDYYLLVLNHMNHAQEQLQHLYGQIDNKAINLIIKHQHSYQRIRRIYHRIRAIMNTKTGMF